From a single Nicotiana tomentosiformis chromosome 2, ASM39032v3, whole genome shotgun sequence genomic region:
- the LOC138905644 gene encoding synaptonemal complex protein ZIP1-like, whose translation MSFPEKWNMKLVAWMLGAIPNLKSWVWDLASTSMYAERLWRDLSKGRWEAKTHGLGKDVVMRPISGERKNSIPTSKPAKDKKRKKSSPSEDPEPKKKKARKPRKNIILLTEESVRHLMEEDEEVEENDSELVARLGMSTEAPKATESVKAAEIPSRDEGVSGKDLGEVLESSRIEDASHHTEPMDSALHREVFSRSRAELSQCEANLRGLTEERNSLKLLYGLKEEETKDLRAELAKACQDQTDLIEQVMKILKAHGIDSGTVANISISQLQQKVERIEQLREEVNMMNAEILGWKEGMDRFAAEKETALSKLSSAESQLRGMSEKSSAQARKIEQLEA comes from the exons Atgtcatttcctgagaaatggaatatgaagc TGGTCGCTTGGATGCTcggtgcaattcctaacctcaagagctgggtttgggacctggcctcgacctctatgTATGCCGAGCGTTTGTGGCGTgacttatcaaagggccgatgggaagcCAAAACTCATG gccttggcaaagatgTTGTTATGAGGCCCATATCTGGTGAGCGGAAGAATTCGATCCCGACATCAAAACCGGCaaaggacaaaaagaggaaaaagtccTCACCCTccgaggatccagaacctaagaagaagaaggctcgtaagccgaggaagaacataATCCTCCTAACCGAAGAGTCTGTTCGGCATCTaatggaggaagatgaagaagtgGAAGAAAATGACTCCGAGCTGGTGGCCCGACTAGgaatgagcaccgaggccccaaaggccACTGAATCGGTAAAGGCTGCAGAGATTCCGtctcgagatgagggggtctcAGGAAAAGACTTGGGCGAAGTCCTCGAGTCATCGAGGATCGAAGATGCCTCCCACCACACTGAGCCAATG GACTCGGCGCTTCACCGGGAAGTattttctcggtctcgagctgagctgagtcAGTGTGAGGCCAACCTCcgagggctcacggaggagaggaaTTCCCTTAAACTTCTCTATGGGCTAAAAGAAGAAGAgaccaaggacctccgagccgagttggccaaggcttgccaagatcagaccgacctgattgAGCAagtaatgaaaattttaaaagctcatgggatcgattcgggaacggtggctaatatttcaatctcacaaCTGCAACAGAAGGTCGAGAGGATTGAGCAGCTCCGCGAGGAAGTCAATATGATGAATGCGGAGatcttggggtggaaagaaggcatggaccgcttcgctgcagaaaaagagactgctttatccaaattgtcatcggccgaaagtcagcttcgaggcatgaGTGAGAAGAGCTCGGCTCAAGCAAGGAAAATAGAGCAGCTCGAGGCTTAG